The following coding sequences are from one Odontesthes bonariensis isolate fOdoBon6 chromosome 10, fOdoBon6.hap1, whole genome shotgun sequence window:
- the LOC142390488 gene encoding protein NDRG3-like isoform X2, translated as MEELHDVQLTEIKPLLTGQNGRNLQDFDCQEHDVETAHGVLHVTMRGVAKGNRPTILTYHDIGLNHKSCFNSLFNYEDMQEVTQHFSVLHVDAPGQQENAPIFPTGYQYPTMDELAEMLPSVLTQLQVKSVIGIGVGAGACILTKLALNEPSLVEGLVLINIDPCAKGWVDWAASKLSGWTSNLVDDIMGHLFSTEELTDNKEIIQTYRLHVSQDIPQDNLAMFFSSYDSRAELQMERPVPGLNENTVNTLRCPALLVVGDTSPAVDAVVECNSRLNPTKTTLLKMADCGALPQVVQPGKLAEAFKYFVQGMGYTLRSSCCVTCPRQE; from the exons ATGGAGGAGCTTCATGACGTCCAGCTCACTGAGATCAAACCCCTGCTCACAGGACag AATGGCAGAAATCTCCAGGACTTTGATTGTCAG GAGCACGATGTGGAGACGGCCCACGGCGTGCTGCACGTCACCATGAGGGGGGTTGCCAAGGGCAACCGACCAACCATCCTCACCTACCATGACATTGGACTCAACC ataAGTCTTGTTTCAACAGCCTGTTTAACTACGAGGACATGCAGGAAGTGACTCAGCACTTCTCAGTTCTCCACGTTGATGCTCCCGGACAACAGGAGAACGCTCCCATATTCCCCACagg gtaCCAGTATCCCACCATGGATGAACTGGCGGAGATGCTTCCATCTGTCCTGACGCAGCTTCA GGTGAAGAGTGTGATCGGCATCGGCGTCGGGGCCGGAGCCTGCATTCTCACCAAACTGGCT CTAAATGAGCCCAGTTTGGTGGAGGGTTTAGTTCTGATCAACATCGACCCCTGTGCCAAGGGCTGGGTGGACTGGGCTGCCTCcaag CTGAGCGGCTGGACGAGCAACCTGGTGGACGACATCATGGGACACCTCTTCAGCACT GAGGAGTTAACGGACAACAAGGAGATCATCCAGACCTACAGACTGCACGTCTCTCAGGACATACCGCAGGATAACCTGGCCATGTTCTTCAGCAGCTACGACAG CCGTGCTGAGCTGCAGATGGAGCGGCCCGTCCCCGGTCTGAATGAAAACACCGTCAACACCCTCAG GTGTCCCGCTCTGCTGGTGGTCGGAGACACGTCGCCCGCCGTGGACGCCGTG GTGGAGTGCAACTCCAGACTGAATCCCACCAAGACCACCCTGCTCAAG ATGGCAGACTGTGGAGCACTTCCTCAGGTGGTTCAG CCTGGAAAACTTGCAGAGGCCTTCAAGTACTTTGTCCAGGGGATGGGCTACA